Proteins from one Ranitomeya variabilis isolate aRanVar5 chromosome 1, aRanVar5.hap1, whole genome shotgun sequence genomic window:
- the LOC143793211 gene encoding microtubule-associated serine/threonine-protein kinase 4-like, with product MAGMLLELSQIKELWMIVMNNPSNIELLPPDGVLSFTRRLVMQLVKDCLNKEEQDQLTSEYLTDLCYNIRTLLHQAEERSQTEDLAFFKELAGKVLSILEPSLERPETPESDDESGEYVTPPETPDPNRSQPEPSSDLMTEPSALANPDSGICEIPENQESAGSVIKSLIPAIKPHMSDYETSKLISSGHYGSVHLVRHKDSQQIFAMKKMAKRNLNTLQNVEWAYLERDIQTFADCPFVVSMLCSFPTRSHLCMVMEYVGGGDCGTLLKTRGTFSVTLARMYFAEALLAVEYLHSYGVVHRDLKPDNLMITPAGHIKVTDFGLSKVGLMIPKTNNIKESAEDIAREYQDREFCGTPCYIAPEVILKEGYGRPIDWWAMGIILHEFLLGSIPFDADTVNEVFKTILFGDIVWECDRAPPLDAQNLITELLRKNPVHRLGTGGAFQIKDHPFLSDVDFNNLLSQKPEYVPQLLSDMDTSCFINHSDINKHLVSEDEEGTSENNDGFDFQNYTSSSEKLCKLCTTTTIMVNVEDPKTPPECTPASSTIISEMQQESVPVINSDDAISILPSSSPLSDPSDKSKNLVSEDEEGKSENEENVFFLKVTSYESIPKHSTTTNGTMNDEDPKSPPECTAASNTDISEMQKESVSVSDRDNAVTILPSSSPLSDHSDKSNHLVSDDDEGKKENEENVFFLKITSSESISKHSTTTNGTLNDEDPKSPPECTTASNTDISEMQKESVPVSDRDDVITILPSSPSLSESQAQEDRKSVINLSTEQQNSENAKKGKKRRGSIFRRFLSSCRRGLSRAARVFACCHCCPRTI from the exons ATGGCTGGAATGCTTCTAGAACTTTCTCAAATAAAAGAACTATGGATGATTGTTATGAACAATCCCTCTAACATTGAGCTTCTACCACCCGATGGCGTCCTCAGCTTCACTCGCCGGCTGGTGATGCAGCTAGTAAAGGACTGCCTGAATAAAGAAGAACAAGATCAACTAACGTCAGAGTATCTGACTGATTTATGTTACAACATCAGGACATTACTACACCAG GCTGAAGAAAGATCTCAAACTGAAGATTTGGCTTTCTTTAAAGAACTGGCCGGAAAAGTCCTGTCTATACTGGAACCCTCATTGGAACGCCCG GAAACACCAGAAAGCGATGACGAAAGTGGGGAGTATGTGACCCCCCCGGAAACCCCTGACCCTAATAGGAGTCAGCCGGAGCCGAGCAGCGATCTGATGACAG AACCATCAGCGCTGGCGAATCCCGACAGTGGAATCTGTGAGATCCCGGAGAACCAAGAATCCGCCGGT AGCGTTATCAAATCATTGATCCCGGCAATAAAACCGCATATGAGCGACTATGAAACTTCCAAACTGATCAGCAGCGGACATTATGG GTCCGTCCACTTAGTGCGCCATAAAGACTCTCAACAGATCTTTGCTATGAAGAAAATGGCAAAGCGGAACCTGAATACTCTACAGAACGTGGAATGGGCCTATCTAGAGAGGGACATCCAAACATTTGCAGATTGTCCCTTTGTGGTCTCCATGCTCTGCTCCTTCCCAACTAGATCTCACCTGTGTATGGTCATGGAGTATGTAGGAG GTGGAGACTGTGGGACCCTTCTAAAGACCAGGGGTACTTTTTCTGTCACCTTGGCCCGCATGTACTTTGCAGAAGCGCTTCTTGCTGTGGAATACCTGCATAGTTACGGTGTGGTGCACAGAGACCTGAAGccggataa CCTTATGATAACACCTGCTGGACACATTAAGGTCACCGATTTTGGTCTTTCAAAAGTTGGTCTAATGATACCAAAAACCAACAACATCAAGGAATCAGCAGAAGACATCGCCAGAGAGTACCAGGACCGTGAG TTCTGTGGCACCCCGTGTTACATAGCCCCAGAGGTCATCCTGAAAGAAGGCTATGGAAGACCTATTGACTGGTGGGCAATGGGGATCATCCTACATGAATTTCTGCTGGGAAGTATACCATTTGATGCTGATACTGTAAATGAGGTTTTTAAAACGATTCTCTTTG GAGACATAGTTTGGGAATGTGACCGCGCTCCTCCCTTGGATGCTCAGAACCTCATCACTGAGCTACTCAGAAAAAATCCTGTGCATAGACTTGGAACAG GAGGAGCATTTCAGATCAAGGATCATCCATTCCTTAGTGACGTAGACTTTAACAATCTTCTAAGTCAGAAGCCAGAGTATGTCCCTCAGCTTTTATCAGACATGGACACCAGCTGCTTTATCA ATCATTCTGATATAAACAAACATCTGGTCTCAGAGGATGAGGAGGGAACAAGTGAGAATAATGATGGCTTTGACTTCCAAAATTATACATCATCTTCTGAAAAGCTTTGTAAA CTCTGTACCACCACTACGATTATGGTGAACGTTGAGGATCCCAAGACCCCTCCAGAGTGTACCCCAGCATCCAGCACAATTATCTCAGAAAT GCAGCAAGAATCTGTACCAGTAATTAATAGTGACGATGCTATTAGCATCTTGCCATCCTCGTCCCCACTGTCAG ATCCCTCTGATAAGAGTAAGAATCTGGTCTCAGAGGATGAGGAGGGCAAAAGTGAGAATGAGGAGAATGTTTTCTTCCTAAAAGTAACATCTTATGAAAGTATTCCTAAA CACTCTACCACCACTAACGGGACGATGAACGATGAAGATCCCAAGTCCCCTCCAGAGTGTACCGCAGCATCCAACACTGACATCTCAGAAAT GCAGAAAGAATCTGTTTCTGTGTCTGATAGAGACAATGCTGTTACCATCTTGCCATCCTCGTCCCCACTGTCAG ATCACTCTGATAAGAGCAACCATCTGGTCTCAGATGATGACGAGGGCAAAAAGGAGAATGAGGAGAATGTTTTCTTCCTAAAAATAACATCTTCTGAAAGTATTTCTAAA CACTCTACCACCACTAACGGGACATTGAACGATGAAGATCCCAAGTCCCCTCCAGAGTGTACCACAGCATCCAACACTGACATCTCAGAAAT GCAGAAAGAATCTGTCCCTGTATCTGATAGAGACGACGTTATTACCATCTTACCATCCTCACCTTCACTATCAG AATCTCAAGCTCAAGAAGACAGAAAATCCGTAATAAATCTGAGTACAGAGCAACAAAACTCAGAAAATGCAAAAAAGGGGAAAAAGAGACGAG GTTCCATCTTCCGCCGGTTCTTATCATCCTGCCGGCGCGGATTATCCAGGGCTGCTCGTGTATTTGCTTGTTGTCATTGTTGCCCTAGAACAATCTAA